In uncultured Desulfuromonas sp., the genomic stretch AGGCCGAGATGGCCGGGGCCGCAGCCGAGATCAAGGACGCGCTTCACGTCGGCCATGCGCCCCAAGGCGTCCAGCCGCGCCAGCAACGGCGCGGCAATGGACTTCTGAAAAGCGATCAGATGTTCGCTGGCGCGCGCCCAGATCGCTTCGGCCTCAAGGCGTAGCGCGGCAACGTCACCGCCGCGCAGCAGCTCGGGCAGTTGATCGAGCCCCCTGAGGCGCAACGCGCTCATCCGACGAAAAACGCTGCCCTGATACAACTCGGAGGTGCTGTTCAGATACTGTTGCGCCGGCAGCGTGTTGATGTAACGTCCGGCGAATTTGTCCACATAGCCGCAGGCGGTGAGCGCATCGAGAAACAGGGCGGCTTTTGCCGCATCCAGATGTTTTACGGCGGCAACCTCCTCTGCCGTTGTCCAGCTCGAAAGCAGATCGAACAATTCCAGATCGACGGCGCCGTTGAGCAGGTGCCAGCGGATGGCGCCGTTGATCTCATCCAGGATCGTCTGTTTGTTGTTTTCTTCCCTCATCTTAAAACCTGTAATCCAATTGCAGACCGAAGGAGCGCGGCGCGGCATCCTCCACCACTTCGTAGGTTCCCCAGTAAGTGGCGGACTCGCGATAATGGCGATCAAACAGGTTTTTGCACCATAAGGTAACAGTGTAATGTTCCGTCAGATAGCCGCCGCGCACATCAACGGTGGCGTAACCGCCTTCTTGCAGCCGGTTTTCACCGTCGTGATAAAACGAGCTGGTCGCCATGACGTCACCACCGATGAACATGCCATTGCCATGCAAATAAGAGCCGCCGACGCTGGCGGTAAAACGCGGCACGTAGGGCAGATCCTTGCCCGCGTAAAGGTCGTTGCTACGCGTGTCGTCAGCTTTGGCGCGGGTGTAGCCGCCGTTGAAGTAAAGATCGAGGCCCGTTAGCGGATTCAGCGTCAAGCCCAACTCCGCGCCGTAAGAAGCCGCGGCGGCGACATTGGCGATCTCCATGACGCCCATCTGCGTGGCGCTACTGCGACTGACCTGTTTATCGCTCATGTCGATATAGAACAGCGCGGCGCTCAGTCGGCAGCGGGCGGCGGCAAAATCCTGTTTGTAGCCGACTTCGTAACTGATGCTCTCCTCGTCACCATAGAGCAGAGAGTCGCGTGACGTCGCCAGATTGTAATTCACGCCTCCGCAAAGATAGCCTTTGGCGACACTGGCGTAGAGCACGCCGTCGGCGATGCGCTGGTTCCAGGCCAGACGTGGAAGCCACTGGTCAAAGGTCTCGCTGTCCTGGAATGCGGCGTTGCCGGACGCGGTGCGGTAGTCCATGTCCGCATCCAGCTTGGTGCGTTCAACGCGCAGTCCCAGCGCCAGACTACCGGAAGCGGTGACCGGCAGGTTGTAGGTGCCGAACAGGGCGCAGGTCCGGGTGTCGATATCACTGCTACGCCGTTGTTGCATCGCGGTCTTTTCAAACATCACCTCGCTGTCCTGGCGATTGACGAAGAGCCCCAGCAGCCACTGCCCTTCAGGATGCTGCAGACGCAGCTCTTCACTGAAATTGAGGTCGTCGAGATCAAAGGCGGATCGCCCCCTGTCGGCGACGGTGCCGTCAAAATCTTTATCAAAATTCCGCTGGTAGGTGGTCAGACCCGTAATGGAATGGACGGCCAGATCCTCCGAGGGATGATAATCGATGTGCAGGCTGGTGACGCTGCCGCTGTAGTCCTGATCGTAGCGGTCGTTGTAATTGATCGTATAACGTTTGGTGGCCGCGGGACCTTGAGTGTAACGAAACTTGCCTTTGGCATCGACGGCGTCGAGGTACAATGAGGACAGGAAAATTTCCAGCTTCTCAGTGATTGGCGCGCGCAGTTTCAGGTGGACGTCTTTGCGCTCATATTCCCCGGCTTGGTCGTCGTCCGTGGCCAGATTGGTGAAATAGCCGTCAGTTTTTTCCAGCGCGGCCGCGACGGACAGAAACAGCCGGTCTGGCTGTAGCGGACCGCCGACTTCAGCCTGAAGTCGCGCCGTGCCCGAATGATCGTCGCTGTCGTAAAGACCGACCCGCGCAGAGCACGCAGCCCGTGTTTCATTATCGACGGACGCGGTGACGAGATGAATCACACCGGATTCGGTGTTGCTGCCGTAAAGCGTGCCCTGCGGCCCTTTGAGGATCTCCACCCGGCCAAGGTGCAACAACGATGGTTGCTGCATGAAAACCGTCGGCAGCGCCACGC encodes the following:
- a CDS encoding methyltransferase, producing the protein MREENNKQTILDEINGAIRWHLLNGAVDLELFDLLSSWTTAEEVAAVKHLDAAKAALFLDALTACGYVDKFAGRYINTLPAQQYLNSTSELYQGSVFRRMSALRLRGLDQLPELLRGGDVAALRLEAEAIWARASEHLIAFQKSIAAPLLARLDALGRMADVKRVLDLGCGPGHLGLSVKDVYPHVALTLLDLPAVMEKTRDYAAHHTADGTITFTAGNYNRDDLGGDYDLVIAARSLYYAEDLQRLMAKLFAAMRPGGVLLCVHEGLYNERTAPADVVISRIGVALRGSDVSLERGAQEQAMQRAGFRIDALHNDNSLGGNSDLVVGVRP
- a CDS encoding TonB-dependent receptor gives rise to the protein MHHTVSALLLLLLLSAPAVALVDGDEETIVVTAQKFSQPQNITPISMDVFSRGSLEEKEIHTLKDLSRFAANVHVKADNVGNAVMIRGVSPFVATLQGPAGIFIDGVALPTVFMQQPSLLHLGRVEILKGPQGTLYGSNTESGVIHLVTASVDNETRAACSARVGLYDSDDHSGTARLQAEVGGPLQPDRLFLSVAAALEKTDGYFTNLATDDDQAGEYERKDVHLKLRAPITEKLEIFLSSLYLDAVDAKGKFRYTQGPAATKRYTINYNDRYDQDYSGSVTSLHIDYHPSEDLAVHSITGLTTYQRNFDKDFDGTVADRGRSAFDLDDLNFSEELRLQHPEGQWLLGLFVNRQDSEVMFEKTAMQQRRSSDIDTRTCALFGTYNLPVTASGSLALGLRVERTKLDADMDYRTASGNAAFQDSETFDQWLPRLAWNQRIADGVLYASVAKGYLCGGVNYNLATSRDSLLYGDEESISYEVGYKQDFAAARCRLSAALFYIDMSDKQVSRSSATQMGVMEIANVAAAASYGAELGLTLNPLTGLDLYFNGGYTRAKADDTRSNDLYAGKDLPYVPRFTASVGGSYLHGNGMFIGGDVMATSSFYHDGENRLQEGGYATVDVRGGYLTEHYTVTLWCKNLFDRHYRESATYWGTYEVVEDAAPRSFGLQLDYRF